The genome window TATGGGCCATTTTAAGCCCCTGTCCGGCCCCCATTTTCTGAGAAACCGAAAAGGTGTTGCCAACAAAAAATCCGCCTTAGGCGGACTCATTTGTGATCGTATTCTGACGCGTAAGGGGGTTGCGCATCAGTTACGGGTGTTATGCAACGTTTTTCATTTCTTTTTCACTTCTTCGAAATCTGTTTGATTTGCCTGTCGGTAAGATGTTCCCGTCCAATTACCGCATAGTTGTTGTCAAAAATGAATACTTCCCCACGGTCGTATTCCACAATAGATTGAAAGTTTCCAAATGGGTCTGTCGCTTTGTCGGTATGTTCAGGTGACCAAGGTGGTTTTGAACCTGTAATTTCAAACTGATACTCATGTCGGTCATAAGTGACATCTATTGCTGTAATCTGATATGTAGTTGGATAATTAGACCAGACGACTTTTCTTACTTGTAAATGGTCGCCTTGTCGGAAAGTTGCTTTTCCATTTAGGTCCGTAAACTGGTTGACGAACGTTTCAATGCTTTCAAGTATTGGGCTTGTCAAGTCGTGATTTCGGTATACAATTTCAACCCTTTGAAGACTTTCGAGCGAGTGTCGATTTACAATTGACTTGAGGTTGTCAACGACCATTTCAAGTTGCGCCTTTTTGCGGTCAATTGTGAAAAGATTACGGAAAAAGTCAATCGCTTTCGACATGTCAGAAAGTGGTCGTTTTCAAATGTTGCACAACTAATGGCTAAAACAGCTCAAGTTGCTTTAGCCCGATTTCCCCAAAGTTATCCCAACCGTTCGCTTTTCGGTGCTCCAACATTAAAAAACCCCACACGCAAGCCATTGCAGCGGCCGGGCCCGTGTTTGTAGGGGTGAGAGCGGCTGTCCATTTGCCAAAACGACCCATTGATTTGACTAAATGACATACTGATTTGCCCAATTGACATATTCATTTTACTGAATGACATATCTATTCGATGATATAACCCTCTTATAATACATTAAGGCAGGCTGATTAAACAATGTCACATTTTAAGTGGACGCAATGATAAATAGGCGTTCCAAATTCGGATATTTACGTGGGCTGACTGACCCTTCCTTTGATAAAAGCCTTTTTAATCCCCATCGCCCGTGCAAGTGTTCCGGAGGGGTCACTCGTGTGGAAGCAAGTGCGCTCAGTTTCCGAACAGATCTTATCAACGCTCTCTCATCAACCATCTATCCGTTCAATTTCCAGCAGAATATTGCCATAGCATGGTTATTGGCACTATTGTAATCGGTTGTGAAGATCAGTCACAACTTAGCGTAGGGGTCTCTCTGCCGAAGGCGAAACTAAGCTGGGGTTAGGCACTTGGGTAGGCTTGGTGTGGTAGGTGGGATTGTTCATTCCACCAGTTCATTAATTCTTTCATCAATTCATTCGCATCAAACTCCGTCATATCCAACCCATAGTTCGTTACCAGTTCACTGTACAGAACCCTCGAAAGTTTTTCTTCATCACTTCCTCTGTACAGGTGTCCGATCAGTTTACTACTAAGGTCTTGAAACTCTCCCCGTGGCGTCCAACCATACAGCTCCCAAGACCTGATCAGCTTATCAAGATCCATCACCTGATGCATTATTTCTTTTCTCTTGGCCCTGTCCATTTGGGTTGATGCAACAACTCCCCTAAGGTATTCAATGCTGGCTTATTTCCCCTTCTTGAGAAGGTTTGAGGTGGGGTTTCTTGTTTTGCCTGCAAAAGCTTTGTAAACAAGAAATCCGAATAATGCGCCAACGAGAATCCAACCTGTCCAATTTGTCCAATGTATTACCTCCAGGTGTCCACTTGACATACGGTAAAACAGACTGAGCGGTAAAGTAAGTTGTCGACTTAATGGCTCGTGGTATTCGCAGGAATTTGTTATGGATCCATTAATGAATACGCCTCCCACAATTCCAAAAATGAAAGCTCCCAAAATGGATGATTTGATTGGACCCGACTGATTGTTCAAAGGTGTTATCATAATCCCTACTAAAGCATTCCATATTGGCCTATTTCACCTCTTCGGTCAGAGGGTTATTTTACCATCCTTTATCTCGAAACTGTAGAGGACCGATGTATCAACCGCCTGCCCGTTGATGCTTCCGGCTTTCCAGTTTTGCAATGTGGCAAATACAGCCACTATCTGATCGTCCAGTTCGGGGCTTTTGGTCTTGTTGTCTATTTGGCAACGGACCATTTCGCCCTTGCAATTGATGATGAGACCTACCATTCCTTTGTCCTTGTACCCCGTGTTCTGCTTTAGAAAGGCCACCTCTTCATTCAGCTTTGCTTCGATCTCGGGTTCGGTAAGTTGCGGCTTTGCATCCACCTGTCCATTGCCTTTTATCGGTAGGATGGCATATACTCTCGAATTGTCGCATACACCCGGAATGGGTTCATCCACCTGCATGGTGGCCACCATGTTCGTCATTCCGGTTCCTTTTGTGGAAGAACAGGAGTTCAGTCCGGCCATTGTCAAAAGGAGAACAAAGAAGGTCAATGTGTTTTTCATGATCGTAATTGGTTGATGTAAAGTGGTTGTTTCAAACAAATGTATAGGTCTCTCCAAATATAACTGGATAAATAACATCAATCTGACGATTATGGGAGCTGCATGCAAGGAAGTTGGCACAAATGCCCTAACGTGTTGAATGCTGGCCTAATTCCCTTCCTTGGGAGGGGGTTAGGGGCGGGTTTATTGAGCAATAATCGATTTGTTGGAAAGAGCAAGGTTGAACTTGTACCCACCCTCAGCATAGTATTCGTTGCTAATTGTGTCGTCATTGAAAACGCCTGAAACAATAAAAACACTTTCCCCTTTGCCGTCATAACCGAACACCAAAGTTTCCGCATTTGATAGCGAGTCCCTCGGAACACAAATTACTTTTTCACTTATGTCAGTCTGAAACACGACACATGTAAGCGAAGTGTCAGCATTTGATACATCCAGACTAACCTTTACATCTTTTCCTTCACTGAAATCCTTTATCGAAACAGAACTGTATTTCCCGCATGAAGCAAGAATCACAACTGGTGCCAACACGTACGCTTTAACGGTCATTTCAATTCCATCAACAATCCCCCTAAAGTATTTAACCCACCATAACCATCAAACCCAGCCTCACTTCACAATCGTAAAATAATCCTCCACCTTGCCGTTGTTGTCAATGAATTTCAGGTCGAAGCGGTTGTCCTTGATTTCGAAGGCGCAGGAGCCGAGTTCATTCAGCGAGAACAGCATCGCTTCGTGCAGTTCCTTCTCGAAACCGGAGGTCTTGCCCGATGAACCGGCCGTGAGATAGACCATGCCTTTGCCTTCCAGGTCGGGTGTTTTCTGGTACGCACCATCGCCATCCTCGTGGCCGTTTCCGCTACCGTTCGATACGGTCATCTTCTCCTTGTCGAAGGAATCGGAATCGCCATAATGGCCGTGCAGCATGTACGAACGCTCGTAGCTGTGGCTGTGGCCCGAGAAGATCACATCCACCCCATATTTCTCCATCAGCGGAACGAAGTTCTGGCGCATTTCCACCAACCTCTTTTCCTTGTCGGAGTTGTGCGAACCCATGGAGTAGGCCGGATGATGCCAGAACACGATGAGCCACTTGGCGGAAGTGTTGGCAAGGTCGTTCTCGGCCCAGGTGTACATGGCGCCACCAACGGAACGGTCGGACTGGTGCGAGTCCAGCGAGATGAAGTGCACATCTCCGTAATCGAACGAATAGTACGCTTCGGTGCCTGAAGGCGTGCCGCCACACTCGGCCTTGGTAGGGAAGTGGAAGATGTCGTAATACGGCCCCGATTGCGTTTCTGACTTGGCCGAATACCCATCGTGGTTGCCGATGCACGACCACGCGATGGTGTTTTTCAAACGGTTCTCGTACATGTCCTCAAACAGCGCGCCCTGATATTCCTTGTCCGTGCCACGGTGGTAGGCGTTGTCGCCCAAAAACAGCATCATGTCCGTGGGTTCCGACCCGATGTAGTTGTAGTACGCATCGCGCACGGCACGCTGGTCATCATTGGCGGTGCCGCAATCGCCAAGCACCCAACCGCGCACGGTCATACCTTCGGTAGAAGTAGGGTGCGTGCGGAAGAAAAGGTCATCGCTGGCAGGTAGAAGCACGTTTCCATCCACACGTATCTCGTAGTAGTATTTTGCGTTGGGCTGTAGTCCTGTAATGTCAATTTCGAGGTCTGTTCCCGCCTTGGATGCCTTGGCAGAATCGGTCAATGCCGCGCGGTCGCTTCCATAGAAAACGGTCGGTTGCGCTTCATTGTCCGTACGGAGGCAAACGGTCACCTTATCGGTAAAACCGCTCTGCAAATACGGACCGCGGATGATGTGGACATCCTGCGCCAGCAGGTTGAGTGAGAGGATAAGACAGGCGAAAAGGTTCAGAATTCTCATAGTTGCTGTTTCAGTTCTTCAATGTGTTGTTTCAGTTTGGTGGTGGCGCCAAGGTTTTGGAAGCGGGGCGGAAGTGTGGCAATGGCATTCTCGGCATCCACCAAGGTCTGTGCGGCTTCCACGGCCTTCTGCTCCAAGAGAAAGAGCTCGGCTTTCTCTACCAGCAGCCGCTCCTTGCGCGAGAGCGGTTCCATCATCTCATCCAGCAGTTGGTGGGCGGCCGCAAAGTGGCGGTGGTCCTTTTCCAGATTGTAGATCTTCATCTGCAACGAGATGATGTTGCCCAACCTGCCGATGCCTTCCTTCAGCGTGCCGATGGCGTGTTCCACATCGTTGGTATCGGCTTTCAGGTAAAGGTTAGAGAGATGCACAAAATCCTGCGGTCGCGGGTTGTTTGACTTCTCCAAAACGTATTCAAAGTCTGTGATGGCCTCGTTCAATTTACCCGAAGCTTCCAACAGCTTACCACGCGTGTGGATGCCTTTGAGGTTGGTAGGTTCCAGTGCAACAAATTCCTCAATCGACCGCAAACCTGCTTCATTATTTCCATTTGCTAGAAATGCTTCGGCCATCAGCACATGGATCAACGAAGTGTCAAGGCCGTTTTTCAGCGCGGAGCGGTAATCGATCAACGCGCTATCGGGCTGTTCGTGCTGAAAATAGAGCTCGCCACGCTGCATGTACAGCAGGCCGTTCTCCGGTTCCACCCGAATGGCTTCGGTCTTTTCTGCGATGCGGATGCTCAGGTCACCGTGAGGTAGAAAGCTGAGTGCGCTGAGTAGGAAGACCAACATGCGAGCAAATATAAACTCACCATCAGATCAGATCGTAGCCGGTATACCGATTTGGGGAATCAGCTGGTTTTGATAGAACTTAGAACCCGGTGGTGAATAGATTGCGGGCACCTTTGATACCGCACTTCTGGTATTGATTGTAGGTCTGTGCAGCACGCTCATCTATCTGCGTTCCCGTTTCTCCATTCAGCCACCCATCTATGGCCGATCTGAGTGTGTATGCTTCTGGTGCCATGAGGTGGGTGGTCCAAAGGATCGGGTTTGCTCCGCTGTTTTTGATGTGATCCAGGAAGAAATGCTTGCTATGGCAGGCCAGAATGATCACATCTTTCGGTTTTTCCACTTGGTTGAACTTCGGATTGAGCCGAAATTCCATCAGGCCATCGTGACCTATGTAAGCCAAAAGACCACTTGCCCCTCCGAATTTCAGCGTGCGATTTTCCATTGAAATTTCCACAGGATTCTGGCCATTTGACGCAACCAGAAATTGGTAGATACAGGTGCTGATGAACTTGCCATCGTAAGCATCCGCCAAGAGAAAAACGTCTTTCTCTTTATGCTTGAAAAGCACACGCTCCAAAACACGAGGACTTCCTGTTTCCAGCGTTTTTACGAATTCCCATTCGGGTGCCTTGTTCTTGAAGAACGACTTCACCCCAAATGCAGCTCCCCAATAAAGATTGTTCTTAGGGTCTTGCCCGTTTCCCAAACTGGCCGGAACAGGAACAATGCCCTGATTGGCATTGTCGCAAAGCGCGACAAAAACGTGGATGGTTCTTGTTTGTGCGGAGCCGAAAAGAAAGGTCAGCAAGAGGAAAAGGGTGAGAATAGGGGATTTCATTCAGAAAGATAATTCAATTTATCTCATGTGTCATGCTGAGGAACGAAGCCTCTTACTGAATACTTAGATTCCTCGCACACTCGGAAAGACAGACGGCTTGAACGAAGGACTGTGGTTGTATTTGCTGGACGTTAAGTTTCCTTGGCGCTTTAGATAATTCGTACTTGCCAATAATGTCTTGTTGAACTGCTATTCCACTTTATTTTCGATTGATAATAGCCGATTGTAATCAGATACCTCTCTTGACCAGTCATTTTCCAGCCAAATAACTCAACGACTTCCTCGGTTTGTATCTTTTCATCGTTTTCTGAATAATACATGGTTTGCCAATCATCAATTTTCAGTAATAACTTGTCTTTATAGTAGACGCAAAAATCAACGGTGCATCGTTTTAAGCGTGTTGTGCCGTCATACTTGTACTTTTTTCCTCGATTGGTTTTGGTTTCGCTCATTACAATTCTAAAGTCTGGAAAGTCATTGGGGTTTATCCTTCGTCCAGTATTTTCAAGTCGATATTTAATGATGGTGTCTTTTGAAATGGAATCGAAGCCGGAATACTGATTTTTAGATGGATAATCCCAATAAGAAAGTGTAATAAGAGAATCCGTATTTGCTGAACGACTGATGATGTTCCACATTGTAATCAACGTTCCACTTGAGTCGGGACATGCACCGCCACTTTTTAAAATTGTATCTCCCGTAACCGAGAAAAGAATTTCGTCATATTGAGAACTTTCTTGACCAAATAAGTTGGTGCTGGATACAACAACCAGAATGGCGCTCAGTATTGTCATCGACCTCATCCATCAAATATAACCCCTTCACCCACCTTCATTTCCCTTATTTCTCCAACGCCTCAAACCGCCAACTGACGGTTTCGCCCTTTTCGTCCACTACGGTCATGATGTGGTTGCCGGCCGAGGCACTTACTTCCAAGTTGTGTTCGAACTGCGTGGTGCCGACAAATTGGTTGTCCAAATGCCAGTAAACGAGCGTTTCCGGTTGGCGGTGCGCGATTTCAAACACCACCTTTTCCCAGCTTCCGTTCAGGTTTCGGGGAATGAAGATCCCGGAGCCGTTTTTCGGGTAGATGACGGCCATGTTGCTGATGGCATCCGATAGGCAATCCTTACGATAGGGCGGCAGCGGCCGGTAGGTCGGGTTCTTACGCCTGTAGTACCATTCTTGGATGGGCGGAAGCACAAACCAAGGCACATTGGTCATATCACTCACCGCATAGCAACTGCTCGCCACACGATAATGCTGCGTACTGTCGAGATGCACGAGTTGATGATACGGACACGATCCGGCCCGTGTGGCATTGTCGGGCACGTGCAGCCCAACCTGTTCCGGGCAATTGGCCGTTGCCAGAAACCCCGATTGTTTGCACGTGTTCACAGCCGTCATGTGCAGCTGCGGCTCCTCGAACCAATCATCATGCGGCAGGTGTTTGAAAACACGGAACATCAGAGGCGCGGCCACGTTCAATCCCGTCAGTCCGGGGCGGCCTTCGCCATCCGCATTTCCTACCCAAACGGCCACCAGATGTTCGGGTGTGATGCCAATGGCCCACGCATCGCGATGCCCGAAACTCGTGCCTGTTTTCCAAGCCACTTTCTGTGATGAACCGAACTCCTGCCAGCCCGTTTCCTGCATGGGCCGATTGAGCGTGGACATCGCTTCCACCGTCCACCACAGCGCGGCCGGGTCGAAAAGCTCCTCACCGTTGGGGGTCTTCTCCAGCGAGTCGCTTCGGATGAAGTTGGGGTGCAGCAGCGTTTCCTGCTTGTTCAGCGTCCGCGCTATGTTCATGTAGGCCGTTCCGAGGTCCCAGAGGGTGGCTTCGGCTCCGCCAAGAATGATGGAAAGTCCGTAGTGGTCCGCAGATCGGTTGATGGTGGAGAACCGCAGCTTTTTCAGTTGCGCGTAGAACTGTTCGAGGCCGTATTCGCGCAGCATACGCACGGCAGGAATGTTGAGCGAACGCGCCAACGCTTCGCCCGCAGGAACAGCTCCATCGTACGTCTTATCAAAATTCTTGGGCGCGTAACCCGCAATCTGCGTTGGAATATCGGGTATCAATT of Flavobacteriales bacterium contains these proteins:
- the pbpC gene encoding penicillin-binding protein 1C; this translates as MKKLPSNRRKWVWGGILLSLGIRFAVCLPDPLFTDPTSTILEDRNGRLLAGRIAADGQWRFPPADSLPDKFVQSIRYFEDEYFYQHPGFNPVSFGRAMKQNITAKRVVSGGSTLTMQTIRLSRKGQSRSVLEKLIEVIYAMRLEVRCTKDDILKLYASNAPFGGNVVGLDAAAWRYYGRSPHQLSWGEMTVLAVLPNAPSLVYPGKNSNRLRQKRDRLLNKLRDKGVIDAETCELAKEEPLPGSPHSIPNITPHLLDRVIREGHRGERIQTTIKMALQHNVNRIVDDYHAALSQNEVHNAAVLVLNVKTGQVMAYTGNTNCPDEGSGRAVDVITAPRSTGSILKPFLYTFMLQDGALLPNQLIPDIPTQIAGYAPKNFDKTYDGAVPAGEALARSLNIPAVRMLREYGLEQFYAQLKKLRFSTINRSADHYGLSIILGGAEATLWDLGTAYMNIARTLNKQETLLHPNFIRSDSLEKTPNGEELFDPAALWWTVEAMSTLNRPMQETGWQEFGSSQKVAWKTGTSFGHRDAWAIGITPEHLVAVWVGNADGEGRPGLTGLNVAAPLMFRVFKHLPHDDWFEEPQLHMTAVNTCKQSGFLATANCPEQVGLHVPDNATRAGSCPYHQLVHLDSTQHYRVASSCYAVSDMTNVPWFVLPPIQEWYYRRKNPTYRPLPPYRKDCLSDAISNMAVIYPKNGSGIFIPRNLNGSWEKVVFEIAHRQPETLVYWHLDNQFVGTTQFEHNLEVSASAGNHIMTVVDEKGETVSWRFEALEK
- a CDS encoding metallophosphoesterase; the encoded protein is MRILNLFACLILSLNLLAQDVHIIRGPYLQSGFTDKVTVCLRTDNEAQPTVFYGSDRAALTDSAKASKAGTDLEIDITGLQPNAKYYYEIRVDGNVLLPASDDLFFRTHPTSTEGMTVRGWVLGDCGTANDDQRAVRDAYYNYIGSEPTDMMLFLGDNAYHRGTDKEYQGALFEDMYENRLKNTIAWSCIGNHDGYSAKSETQSGPYYDIFHFPTKAECGGTPSGTEAYYSFDYGDVHFISLDSHQSDRSVGGAMYTWAENDLANTSAKWLIVFWHHPAYSMGSHNSDKEKRLVEMRQNFVPLMEKYGVDVIFSGHSHSYERSYMLHGHYGDSDSFDKEKMTVSNGSGNGHEDGDGAYQKTPDLEGKGMVYLTAGSSGKTSGFEKELHEAMLFSLNELGSCAFEIKDNRFDLKFIDNNGKVEDYFTIVK